A region from the Aegilops tauschii subsp. strangulata cultivar AL8/78 chromosome 5, Aet v6.0, whole genome shotgun sequence genome encodes:
- the LOC109742321 gene encoding F-box/kelch-repeat protein At3g06240-like: MAKRRRCAELPDHLIEEIFLRLPAKSVLGCRCLSRAWAAKLSSENFKDRHHCMANLHGGPRIFGTQHWTYATEPKVLAPLTIIPRVIPLDSFPRLGTALPSSVEGEEEDDAPPGPIVAHLVTAQCRGLVIVTIRPTRKTFLPDMSYVCNPSTGQMTALPEGRTTGYRGSTEYRENYDGLGLGYDVRTKKHKVVRIYYRGGGLMSAGCEVYVINGPMGSWRPIGEKPMGSIDQYGTSVFAQGHVYWVACRHREMFIMSFFLATEKFGTIEPPLDMDKKQMYDLTELGGRLCLFTYQSGQHCNIWLLNQYGSAGASWQLQYRINASPEVMLFGASPLAIIDNGRRILLTQPSFPDQIYAYNPVTHDIENLLDWSGSSISSPTLGISYVAVYEESLASPGRQPCKETS; the protein is encoded by the coding sequence ATGGCTAAGCGGCGCAGATGTGCCGAACTCCCCGATCATCTCATCGAGGAAATATTCCTGCGGTTGCCAGCCAAGTCGGTGCTTGGGTGTCGCTGCCTCTCCCGCGCCTGGGCCGCCAAGCTCTCCTCGGAAAATTTCAAAGACCGCCACCACTGCATGGCCAACCTCCACGGCGGCCCCAGGATCTTTGGCACGCAGCACTGGACATACGCCACGGAGCCGAAGGTGCTAGCACCACTCACGATCATCCCGCGCGTCATCCCGCTTGATAGTTTCCCACGTCTTGGCACTGCGTTACCATCATCGgttgaaggagaagaagaggatgatgcaCCACCCGGGCCCATTGTCGCGCACCTCGTCACAGCGCAGTGTCGTGGCCTGGTCATAGTGACAATCAGGCCCACAAGAAAGACTTTTCTCCCTGACATGTCCTATGTTTGCAACCCGTCTACCGGCCAGATGACAGCTTTGCCGGAGGGCCGGACAACGGGCTACCGAGGTTCTACCGAGTACAGGGAGAACTATGATGGCCTAGGGCTCGGCTACGACGTCCGCACCAAGAAACACAAGGTCGTGCGCATCTACTACCGCGGAGGCGGCCTCATGTCCGCTGGCTGTGAAGTCTACGTGATAAACGGACCCATGGGGTCGTGGCGGCCGATCGGTGAGAAGCCCATGGGTTCGATAGACCAATACGGTACGAGTGTCTTCGCGCAAGGGCATGTGTACTGGGTGGCCTGTCGACACAGAGAGATGTTCATCATGTCCTTCTTTCTCGCAACTGAGAAGTTTGGGACCATAGAACCACCGTTGGACATGGACAAGAAGCAGATGTATGATTTGACGGAGCTTGGCGGACGACTTTGCCTTTTTACCTATCAATCTGGACAGCATTGCAACATCTGGCTGTTGAATCAATATGGATCAGCTGGAGCTTCATGGCAACTGCAATACCGAATCAACGCATCACCAGAAGTCATGTTATTCGGGGCCAGCCCGCTCGCCATCATCGACAACGGCCGCCGCATACTCCTCACACAGCCTAGCTTCCCAGACCAAATATACGCATACAACCCTGTCACTCATGATATTGAGAACCTCCTCGACTGGAGCGGTTCATCCATCTCGAGTCCCACCTTGGGCATAAGTTATGTTGCTGTATACGAGGAAAGCCTCGCCTCACCGGGGCGGCAGCCTTGCAAAGAAACATCTTGA
- the LOC109742322 gene encoding uncharacterized protein isoform X2 — protein sequence MSETTRRRRGRPRRHSSPTEPAALPDDDDLLREILLRLPPQPSSLIRASAVCRRWRSITTDPRFLGRFRAHHRKLPLLGAFEYIQGDLVFTSLLDRPDRIPPGRFDLGRYSDHRDYGVLGFRHGRVLVLDHVRKDLVVCAPVTGEQRRVAVPPEFKTVHLNGAVLCAAGDPGHVHGECHSSPFKVALVSLCRHDYRPLASVYSSDTGAWSNLVSTAAPCQLFDAGMDGSLVGKALYWLLTTMEAGIVEFDLEEQSLVVIKGPPVTDDFPGGGTHRIIQAEDGAVGFAMMSYPHFQTWQRNVDAHGVATWVPWKTVDLRNILGPRPQIGRTRRMARLTRGWDYVKGTGGTAIAGGYNEAGMADWFDVRMC from the exons ATGAGTGAGACGACCCGCCGCCGCCGGGGCCGGCCCCGCCGCCACAGCTCGCCGACGGAGCCTGCCGCTCTGCCGGACGACGACGATCTCCTACGGGAGAtcctcctccgcctccctccGCAGCCCTCCTCGCTCATCCGCGCCTCCGCCGTCTGCAGGCGGTGGCGGAGCATCACCACCGATCCTAGATTCCTCGGCCGCTTCCGCGCGCACCACCGCAAGCTGCCGCTCCTCGGCGCCTTCGAGTACATCCAGGGCGACCTCGTCTTCACCTCCTTGCTCGACCGCCCCGACCGCATCCCTCCCGGGCGCTTCGACCTGGGACGCTACAGCGACCACCGCGACTACGGCGTGCTCGGCTTCCGCCACGGCCGCGTCCTCGTCTTAGACCATGTGCGCAAGGACCTCGTCGTGTGCGCCCCCGTCACCGGCGAGCAGCGCCGCGTGGCCGTTCCGCCCGAGTTCAAGACGGTCCACCTCAACGGGGCCGTGCTCTGCGCTGCCGGCGACCCTGGCCACGTGCACGGTGAATGCCACTCCAGCCCCTTCAAGGTGGCCTTGGTATCCTTGTGCAGACATGACTATAGACCCCTCGCCAGTGTTTACTCCTCAGATACCGGGGCATGGAGCAATCTCGTCTCGACGGCGGCTCCATGTCAACTGTTTGATGCTGGTATGGATGGCTCACTCGTTGGTAAAGCACTTTACTGGTTGCTTACAACTATGGAGGCTGGCATTGTTGAGTTTGATTTGGAAGAGCAGAGCCTAGTTGTGATCAAGGGGCCACCCGTTACAGATGATTTCCCCGGTGGTGGTACCCATCGAATCATTCAGGCTGAGGATGGCGCTGTTGGCTTCGCCATGATGTCTTACCCACACTTCCAAACGTGGCAAAGGAACGTCGATGCTCATGGTGTTGCCACATGGGTGCCATGGAAGACCGTTGATTTGCGTAACATTCTCGGGCCCCGTCCTCAGATTGGGAGAACCAGAAGGATGGCGCGGTTGACACGAGGCTGGGACTATGTCAAGGGGACGGGAG GCACAGCCATTGCTGGTGGATATAACGAAGCTGGGATGGCTGACTGGTTTGATGTGCGAATGTGCTGA
- the LOC109742322 gene encoding uncharacterized protein isoform X1, protein MSETTRRRRGRPRRHSSPTEPAALPDDDDLLREILLRLPPQPSSLIRASAVCRRWRSITTDPRFLGRFRAHHRKLPLLGAFEYIQGDLVFTSLLDRPDRIPPGRFDLGRYSDHRDYGVLGFRHGRVLVLDHVRKDLVVCAPVTGEQRRVAVPPEFKTVHLNGAVLCAAGDPGHVHGECHSSPFKVALVSLCRHDYRPLASVYSSDTGAWSNLVSTAAPCQLFDAGMDGSLVGKALYWLLTTMEAGIVEFDLEEQSLVVIKGPPVTDDFPGGGTHRIIQAEDGAVGFAMMSYPHFQTWQRNVDAHGVATWVPWKTVDLRNILGPRPQIGRTRRMARLTRGWDYVKGTGGIMCYVEDTDVIFIHMDVNVYMIQLNSMQSKSIPGKRFRSAYHPFMSFYTPGTAIAGGYNEAGMADWFDVRMC, encoded by the exons ATGAGTGAGACGACCCGCCGCCGCCGGGGCCGGCCCCGCCGCCACAGCTCGCCGACGGAGCCTGCCGCTCTGCCGGACGACGACGATCTCCTACGGGAGAtcctcctccgcctccctccGCAGCCCTCCTCGCTCATCCGCGCCTCCGCCGTCTGCAGGCGGTGGCGGAGCATCACCACCGATCCTAGATTCCTCGGCCGCTTCCGCGCGCACCACCGCAAGCTGCCGCTCCTCGGCGCCTTCGAGTACATCCAGGGCGACCTCGTCTTCACCTCCTTGCTCGACCGCCCCGACCGCATCCCTCCCGGGCGCTTCGACCTGGGACGCTACAGCGACCACCGCGACTACGGCGTGCTCGGCTTCCGCCACGGCCGCGTCCTCGTCTTAGACCATGTGCGCAAGGACCTCGTCGTGTGCGCCCCCGTCACCGGCGAGCAGCGCCGCGTGGCCGTTCCGCCCGAGTTCAAGACGGTCCACCTCAACGGGGCCGTGCTCTGCGCTGCCGGCGACCCTGGCCACGTGCACGGTGAATGCCACTCCAGCCCCTTCAAGGTGGCCTTGGTATCCTTGTGCAGACATGACTATAGACCCCTCGCCAGTGTTTACTCCTCAGATACCGGGGCATGGAGCAATCTCGTCTCGACGGCGGCTCCATGTCAACTGTTTGATGCTGGTATGGATGGCTCACTCGTTGGTAAAGCACTTTACTGGTTGCTTACAACTATGGAGGCTGGCATTGTTGAGTTTGATTTGGAAGAGCAGAGCCTAGTTGTGATCAAGGGGCCACCCGTTACAGATGATTTCCCCGGTGGTGGTACCCATCGAATCATTCAGGCTGAGGATGGCGCTGTTGGCTTCGCCATGATGTCTTACCCACACTTCCAAACGTGGCAAAGGAACGTCGATGCTCATGGTGTTGCCACATGGGTGCCATGGAAGACCGTTGATTTGCGTAACATTCTCGGGCCCCGTCCTCAGATTGGGAGAACCAGAAGGATGGCGCGGTTGACACGAGGCTGGGACTATGTCAAGGGGACGGGAGGTATAATGTGCTATGTTGAGGATACTGATGTAATTTTTATACATATGGACGTCAATGTCTACATGATTCAACTTAATTCAATGCAATCCAAGAGTATTCCTGGAAAGCGTTTTAGAAGTGCCTACCATCCATTCATGAGTTTCTATACACCAG GCACAGCCATTGCTGGTGGATATAACGAAGCTGGGATGGCTGACTGGTTTGATGTGCGAATGTGCTGA